GCGATGTATGAGCGAAACAATGAGGTCGTCAATGGTGCGATCGAAGATGTTTCGGAAGAACAGCAGGAGTTCGACAAGCTCGGCCGATATGCCTTTGATAACGGGGTGTCGGACATCCATATCGAGGTTACATCGGAGCAGGCCCAGATCTTGATGCGCCAGCACGGCCGGCTGCGGCACTACAAGGACCTGGCACCCGCCAAGGCCACCGCCATTTGCTCGGCGGTCTACAACACCATGTCGGAAGCAGGTTCGACCCGTGACTCTTTCAATGAGCGCAAATTCCAAAATGCGGTGATTGACCGGCCGTACGATGAAGGGCGTGTCCGGTTTCGTTACGCGTCCATGCCGGTCGCACCCAATGGGTTCAATGTGGTCCTGCGGTTGCTTCCGGTAGGTGTGGAAAGCGCGCACAAGTCGTTCGAAGACCTCGGTTATGCCCCGGCGCACACGCAGAGCATGCAGCGGGCAATGGCGCGCTCATCGGGCATGGTGATCATCGCGGGGACCACCGGATCCGGTAAGTCCACGACCCTCAAGAATGCGATGGAGGGCGTGGCAACAGCCAATCCCGACCAGAAGATCCGAACCATCGAAGAGCCGGTCGAATACTCAATCCGGAATACGTCGCAAACTCCGGTGGTGCGGGACGATAAGGAGAAGGATGGGGCGAACTCCAGCAAACCGTTCGCTGATGCGATCAAGGCGGCCATGCGGGCCGACCCGGACCGAATGCTCGTCGGGGAGATTCGAGACAAGATCACGGCCGAGCTCGCGATTCAGGCATCCCAGACGGGCCATGGCGTTGCCACGACCCTACATGCGGAATCGTGGAGCGGGATCTTCGATCGACTGGGATTGCTGGGGATACAGATGGGCGTGTTGGCGCAGCCGGGCCTCATCGCAGGTTTGGCTTACCAGAAACTGATGCCGGTGCTGTGTGAGCACTGCAAGATTAGTTTCCATCAGTGGGTGGATGAACAGGCAGACATGGAGAATCCAAAGGACTCAGGTTTTGTAGATCGAGTCCGTCGCGTCGTCCCCGACGCCGATCTGGTGATGGTCTACATGACAGGGCCTGGGTGCCGTCAGTGTAAAGGGACAGGGATAACCGGCCAGACGGTTTGCGCGGAGGTCGTATTGCCAACCAATGCCATGCTCGATGCGGTTCGTCATGGTGATGTCGTCAAGCTGAGGCAGCTCTGGAGGGAACAACGAAACGACTCGGACCCAGATGACATGAGCGGGCGGACTGCATTCGAGCATGCCCTGCTGAAGATGCGCCACGGGATCTGTGATCCGAAAGATGTGGAAAGCAAGTTCATGCGGTTGGACGAAGTGTTCCACCTCGACGATTAAGGATCGATGATGAAAGAGAAGCTGGAAAGGATCGCCAGCGAGGCTCGGTCACGGATGGACGCAGTGAAGGGTGCGCTCGCTGGTCGGGTTCGGGCGAAGGGGACAGCTGTATCGGAGGAAGGCGCCGCCGCGGCAGAGTCAGGTCCACCGTCGCTCAGGGACCGCCTGGATGCATGGAGGAATCGAGCGCAAGAGCGTTGGGCGGAGATCAAAGAGGACCAGGCAGCGCACCAACGATCCGGGGCTCAGTCTGAAATGTTGCGCGGCCTTGAAGGCCGTTATCGGCGAGTGATGGCGAAGTTGGCCTTCGGTGCCAGTAAACGTGCGGATATGTACGAAGATCTGGCGGCCTTCCAAGAGGCGGGAATCCCGCCCTTTGACGCGCTCAAGTCTGTGAATGATGTCCATCGAAAGCGACGCAATCCGCTGGCCTATATGACGGACGAATGGATCCGGGTCATGGAAGGGGGCGGCACGCTGGCGGACGCGATGGTGCCCTGGGCCGACTCTGCGGAAGTGGCGATGATCGCTTCAGGGGACCGCTCTGGTGAGCTTCAGGAGGCTTTGGTTGAGGTGTCGAAGCTCACTCGTGCGCGGCACGAGATGATGGCCGAGGCCGCTCAGAAGCTGACCATGCCAATGGTAATGATCGCCGCCCTGTTCGGGCTCGTGTACTACATTGCGATCACCATCGTCCCTACAGCACAGGATCTCCTCCCGGAAGAACACATGCCAGCATTCGCGGGGGGGTACTTCGCGTTTGGCGCGTGGGTGCTCTCGTACGGCCCCGTTGTAGTAGTGGCTCTGGTGGGGGCGATGATCGCGCTGTTGGTCTCGCTGCCAATATGGGCTGGCCCGAAACGCGACCGTGTGGACCGGTGGTTCCCTTGGACCCTCTACCGTTCTCTCCAGAGTGCATTCTTTATGATCACGCTCTCCGCCATGATCCGCTCTGGAATGCCCACGGCAAAAGCTCTTACGGAGTTGCGAGAATACGCCAGACCATGGATGCGACGTCACCTGGATCGCATGCTGAACAGCCTGCGCCAGGGGCGACGTGAGACTGAGGCACTGGATTCGGGGTTGCTGATGGATGCCATGAGTGACCGGCTGTACATCTACAGTCGACTCCCCGATTTCTCGGTGGTAATGCAAGCCATCGGGATCGATGCGATGAAGGGGTTGAAAAAGACCATCAACCGGTTTGCGACCCTGACATCGATTTCCGTCATGCTTTTGCTGGCGGTGTTCATCCTGGTCACGGTGTTCGCTCTCGGCGAGACCAGTTTCGCCATTTCGGAGGCGGTCGAGCAGCAGTCGAGCGGCATTTGAACGACCTGAAAACGGTGGGGTAGCCTCGATGCTGAGTTGCCCCAAACAGCATGAAACCAACCAAGGATAGGTACTAAATAAAATGGAAAGCTCGAAAACGGAAATCGCAAACCTTCACACGGTTCATGGCGGGAAGCGGAAAAAGGCGAAAGGATTCACGCTCATTGAAATCCTGATTGTGTTGGCAATCGGGGCTGGCATCCTGTTCGCCGTGTTTATGGCGGTCAATGCCGTCCAAGGCAAGGCGGTCGCAAAGGAGGCCTCCGAAACCCTGAATCTTATGGTGGCGGATACGCGCGCCCGATTCCGTAGCGTCGGCAACTTCAGCGAGCTGGGCAATGATGGTTCTCAGATCCTGATCGATAACAACATTCCGCCCCGTTCGATGATCAATTCCTCCGAGGACGCGATTATCTCGGCTTGGAATACGGAAATCGATGTGGCCGAAGCCCAGCTGAACACCCCCGGGGATGCGGTGGCGTTCACCTACAACGACGTGAATTCCGACGATTGCGCCAACTTTGTTCAGTCGGCCGAGGGGTCCTTCTCGCGTGTGACCGTCAACAACGCGGTAGTCAAAGAGCAGCATGAAACGCTCCAGATTGGCGCGCTGGGTTCCGCCTGCTCTGCGGATTCGACGGTCGATATCGAGTTCGTTCAGGGCCGTTAAGAGACAAGCAAACGTGTACGGATAGCCTTGGAGGGTCGAGCGGGGCCCTCTGGGGCTTTTGTCTTGCAACTGGGCCAATGGAGGGGCGCAGTGAAGCGAACAAGGAGTAGTTCAAGTAGAGATTCGCAGCGTGGGTCAGCCCCGTTGATTGCGCTCTTGATTGCCCTCGGGGTGGCGAGCGCGGCGTTACCTTGGGCGCACCAGATGATGGCGCGAGAGGCAACGGACGACCTTGCGAAATCCGCAGGCCGCGATATGGCGCAGCTCGCCATGGGCGTTCGGGGTGCGATTTCCAAGCTGCAAACCCTGAATAAGGCCGACGAGGCTGCCGCCGCCGCGCGGGCCGCACAGATCGAGGCGAACGGGATCGATTACCTTCGTCCGAGAGAGTGCAGCGAAAATCCGGCCTTCCCAACGGTAGAAGAGTTCGCCGAAGACTGGCAGGGATACATTCCGTGCCGCGCCGCGCGCTACGGCGAGTACGAAACCCCTTTCATGGCCGATTATGACCTGACGGTGGATACGACCGCGCCGGGTTCTGGCTACTACGAGATCCGAATGGGGTACGTCGTGAATACACCGGCCGACCAAG
This genomic window from Thioalkalivibrio sp. K90mix contains:
- a CDS encoding type II secretion system F family protein, which translates into the protein MKEKLERIASEARSRMDAVKGALAGRVRAKGTAVSEEGAAAAESGPPSLRDRLDAWRNRAQERWAEIKEDQAAHQRSGAQSEMLRGLEGRYRRVMAKLAFGASKRADMYEDLAAFQEAGIPPFDALKSVNDVHRKRRNPLAYMTDEWIRVMEGGGTLADAMVPWADSAEVAMIASGDRSGELQEALVEVSKLTRARHEMMAEAAQKLTMPMVMIAALFGLVYYIAITIVPTAQDLLPEEHMPAFAGGYFAFGAWVLSYGPVVVVALVGAMIALLVSLPIWAGPKRDRVDRWFPWTLYRSLQSAFFMITLSAMIRSGMPTAKALTELREYARPWMRRHLDRMLNSLRQGRRETEALDSGLLMDAMSDRLYIYSRLPDFSVVMQAIGIDAMKGLKKTINRFATLTSISVMLLLAVFILVTVFALGETSFAISEAVEQQSSGI
- a CDS encoding GspE/PulE family protein, which encodes MDAAEQTQEGVEDVNVFDAEVSIEDEWQEEPEPSGAGQMRDPYAAFEDPEILKMSDLPDYDWVLEEGVGGVKIPDGIEKFACIIARVQAWHGDFSREDIRIASLPDMVEQASVDLEIWLVVTGRVKDRNALKVAEMVRSLRNRYPRARLHAKPKIATAAIIEAMYERNNEVVNGAIEDVSEEQQEFDKLGRYAFDNGVSDIHIEVTSEQAQILMRQHGRLRHYKDLAPAKATAICSAVYNTMSEAGSTRDSFNERKFQNAVIDRPYDEGRVRFRYASMPVAPNGFNVVLRLLPVGVESAHKSFEDLGYAPAHTQSMQRAMARSSGMVIIAGTTGSGKSTTLKNAMEGVATANPDQKIRTIEEPVEYSIRNTSQTPVVRDDKEKDGANSSKPFADAIKAAMRADPDRMLVGEIRDKITAELAIQASQTGHGVATTLHAESWSGIFDRLGLLGIQMGVLAQPGLIAGLAYQKLMPVLCEHCKISFHQWVDEQADMENPKDSGFVDRVRRVVPDADLVMVYMTGPGCRQCKGTGITGQTVCAEVVLPTNAMLDAVRHGDVVKLRQLWREQRNDSDPDDMSGRTAFEHALLKMRHGICDPKDVESKFMRLDEVFHLDD
- a CDS encoding type II secretion system protein; the protein is MESSKTEIANLHTVHGGKRKKAKGFTLIEILIVLAIGAGILFAVFMAVNAVQGKAVAKEASETLNLMVADTRARFRSVGNFSELGNDGSQILIDNNIPPRSMINSSEDAIISAWNTEIDVAEAQLNTPGDAVAFTYNDVNSDDCANFVQSAEGSFSRVTVNNAVVKEQHETLQIGALGSACSADSTVDIEFVQGR